The following proteins are encoded in a genomic region of Dioscorea cayenensis subsp. rotundata cultivar TDr96_F1 chromosome 8, TDr96_F1_v2_PseudoChromosome.rev07_lg8_w22 25.fasta, whole genome shotgun sequence:
- the LOC120267465 gene encoding VAN3-binding protein — translation MDGLSDAWCSSAIQVFQPTMAFEENAIMEFRNADNKTVSTKNDKNVKVEDNDFKKIPQWNVDDVKSWLWLQQAIHPELDYDLNFRKKWFSTRNAPWKGMSIKKWMKEMRQKRKEEDRLQKAEVHAAISVAGVAAALAAIAAENAAPGQQNASKETAVATAAALVAAQCAQVAEAVGAKREQLESAISAAITATDKSNIITLTAAAATSLRGAATLRGRPGHRERIKGSSTPTLQFNEHYFDFGRCRASLAKGEELLVRTEDGKCRLRMVSVSLNKDAKVILTTRKVSLLIGLSSAQESIVYNLQTSQIEEPAKHPDPSCYSVSMTTTKGRIELEIDDYIQYKKWTMTINQMLILSTTFGTYEFQV, via the exons ATGGATGGCCTATCTGATGCATGGTGCAGCTCAGCCATCCAGGTTTTTCAACCAACAATGGCGTTTGAAGAGAATGCTATAATGGAGTTCAGGAATGCTGACAATAAAACAGTATCGACG AAAAACGATAAGAATGTCAAGGTGGAAGACAATGATTTCAAGAAAATACCACAATGGAATGTCGATGATGTTAAG TCATGGCTATGGTTGCAGCAGGCTATTCATCCAGAGCTGGACTATGATCTCAACTTCAGAAAAAAATGG TTTTCTACCAGAAATGCACCATGGAAAGGGatgtcaataaaaaaatggatgaaggaaatGAGGCAGAAGAGGAAGGAGGAAGATAGGTTGCAAAAGGCAGAGGTGCATGCAGCAATATCGGTTGCAGGAGTGGCAGCAGCGCTTGCCGCCATAGCGGCAGAAAACGCAGCGCCGGGCCAACAAAATGCTTCGAAAGAGACTGCAGTGGCCACTGCTGCAGCTCTGGTTGCAGCACAATGCGCCCAAGTGGCGGAGGCTGTGGGTGCAAAGCGTGAACAATTAGAATCAGCTATAAGCGCAGCGATCACGGCTACTGATAAGAGTAACATCATCACCTTAACAGCTGCCGCAGcaacat CATTGCGAGGTGCAGCAACTCTTAGAGGAAGGCCTGGGCACAGAGAGAGAATAAAGGGTAGCAGCACACCTACACTTCAATTCAACGAGCATTACTTCGACTTTGGAAGGTGTAGGGCATCCCTGGCAAAAGGCGAAGAACTCCTTGTCCGAACGGAAGATG GCAAGTGCAGACTAAGAATGGTCTCTGTATCCTTAAATAAAGATGCCAAGGTCATCCTAACAACCAGGAAGGTCAGCCTTCTAATTGGTTTGTCAAGTGCGCAAGAAA GTATTGTATATAACCTGCAAACCAGCCAGATTGAAGAGCCTGCAAAGCATCCAGATCCATCATGCTATTCGGTTAGTATGACCACAACTAAGGGAAGGATTGAGCTCGAAATTGATGATTACATTCAGTACAAGAAATGGACTATGACCATTAATCAAATGTTAATTCTTTCCACAACCTTCGGCACATATGAATTCCAAGTTTAA
- the LOC120267466 gene encoding uncharacterized protein LOC120267466 isoform X2 has product MAPIFAVVAPPPVRFPVALLRRSLDTPVRLASRGWDRAGMVSSHLCEREAPLPLALDWKKLNVREAASEEELLAAVQLRIRTFYEFKQSYGIEDYKRQLMEREFEALKDRVSGKRVEFKRVSCINASLPLSPSLIDASDLCSTCKFSEDGKDRVVVGTLDVNQCVKLADELAGKRPEGSGSNLTRAYLSNVCVAGELQKNGLGYTIVTKAKKLAFEWAQKLYKKSGFIYESEEQTWQARFLGRPKRLLLWIDLTQNNL; this is encoded by the exons ATGGCGCCGATCTTTGCCGTCGTGGCGCCGCCGCCCGTGCGATTCCCGGTGGCTCTTCTCCGACGATCGCTGGATACCCCAGTCCGGCTCGCTTCGCGAGGATGGGACCGTGCTGGTATGGTGTCATCTCACCTGTGCGAGAGAGAAGCCCCCCTACCCCTGGCTCTAGATTGGAAGAAGCTCAACGTCAGGGAGGCGGCTTCGGAGGAAGAGCTCCTGGCTGCTGTACAGCTCCGAATCCGGACTTTCTACGAGTTCAAGCAATCCTACGGCATCGAG GATTATAAGAGACAGCTGATGGAGCGGGAGTTTGAAGCATTAAAAGATCGAGTTTCTGGCAAGAGAGTAGAATTCAAGAGAGTTTCTTGTATAAATGCCTCATTGCCACTGTCACCGTCCTTAATTGATGCTAGTGATTTGTGTTCTACATGTAAG TTCTCTGAGGATGGTAAAGACCGAGTAGTTGTTGGGACGTTAGATGTTAATCAGTGCGTGAAGTTGGCTGATGAATTAGCAGGGAAGAGGCCTGAG GGTAGTGGAAGCAATCTCACAAGGGCATATCTCAGCAATGTTTGTGTTGCTGGTGAGCTCCAAAAGAATGGTTTGGGCTATACAATAGTTACGAAAGCTAAGAAACTCGCTTTTGAATGGG CACAAAAGTTATACAAGAAGAGTGGTTTCATCTATGAGAGTGAGGAGCAAACATGGCAGGCCAGATTTCTAGGTCGACCAAAAAGGTTACTTCTTTGGATTGATCTTACTCAAAACAACTTGTAA
- the LOC120267466 gene encoding uncharacterized protein LOC120267466 isoform X3, giving the protein MAPIFAVVAPPPVRFPVALLRRSLDTPVRLASRGWDRAGMVSSHLCEREAPLPLALDWKKLNVREAASEEELLAAVQLRIRTFYEFKQSYGIEDYKRQLMEREFEALKDRVSGKRVEFKRVSCINASLPLSPSLIDASDLCSTCKFSEDGKDRVVVGTLDVNQCVKLADELAGKRPEGSGSNLTRAYLSNVCVAGITDLYVHVAVDNEAAQKLYKKSGFIYESEEQTWQARFLGRPKRLLLWIDLTQNNL; this is encoded by the exons ATGGCGCCGATCTTTGCCGTCGTGGCGCCGCCGCCCGTGCGATTCCCGGTGGCTCTTCTCCGACGATCGCTGGATACCCCAGTCCGGCTCGCTTCGCGAGGATGGGACCGTGCTGGTATGGTGTCATCTCACCTGTGCGAGAGAGAAGCCCCCCTACCCCTGGCTCTAGATTGGAAGAAGCTCAACGTCAGGGAGGCGGCTTCGGAGGAAGAGCTCCTGGCTGCTGTACAGCTCCGAATCCGGACTTTCTACGAGTTCAAGCAATCCTACGGCATCGAG GATTATAAGAGACAGCTGATGGAGCGGGAGTTTGAAGCATTAAAAGATCGAGTTTCTGGCAAGAGAGTAGAATTCAAGAGAGTTTCTTGTATAAATGCCTCATTGCCACTGTCACCGTCCTTAATTGATGCTAGTGATTTGTGTTCTACATGTAAG TTCTCTGAGGATGGTAAAGACCGAGTAGTTGTTGGGACGTTAGATGTTAATCAGTGCGTGAAGTTGGCTGATGAATTAGCAGGGAAGAGGCCTGAG GGTAGTGGAAGCAATCTCACAAGGGCATATCTCAGCAATGTTTGTGTTGCTG GAATAACTGATCTCTATGTTCATGTTGCCGTTGACAATGAAGCAGCACAAAAGTTATACAAGAAGAGTGGTTTCATCTATGAGAGTGAGGAGCAAACATGGCAGGCCAGATTTCTAGGTCGACCAAAAAGGTTACTTCTTTGGATTGATCTTACTCAAAACAACTTGTAA
- the LOC120267466 gene encoding uncharacterized protein LOC120267466 isoform X1 → MAPIFAVVAPPPVRFPVALLRRSLDTPVRLASRGWDRAGMVSSHLCEREAPLPLALDWKKLNVREAASEEELLAAVQLRIRTFYEFKQSYGIEDYKRQLMEREFEALKDRVSGKRVEFKRVSCINASLPLSPSLIDASDLCSTCKFSEDGKDRVVVGTLDVNQCVKLADELAGKRPEGSGSNLTRAYLSNVCVAGELQKNGLGYTIVTKAKKLAFEWGITDLYVHVAVDNEAAQKLYKKSGFIYESEEQTWQARFLGRPKRLLLWIDLTQNNL, encoded by the exons ATGGCGCCGATCTTTGCCGTCGTGGCGCCGCCGCCCGTGCGATTCCCGGTGGCTCTTCTCCGACGATCGCTGGATACCCCAGTCCGGCTCGCTTCGCGAGGATGGGACCGTGCTGGTATGGTGTCATCTCACCTGTGCGAGAGAGAAGCCCCCCTACCCCTGGCTCTAGATTGGAAGAAGCTCAACGTCAGGGAGGCGGCTTCGGAGGAAGAGCTCCTGGCTGCTGTACAGCTCCGAATCCGGACTTTCTACGAGTTCAAGCAATCCTACGGCATCGAG GATTATAAGAGACAGCTGATGGAGCGGGAGTTTGAAGCATTAAAAGATCGAGTTTCTGGCAAGAGAGTAGAATTCAAGAGAGTTTCTTGTATAAATGCCTCATTGCCACTGTCACCGTCCTTAATTGATGCTAGTGATTTGTGTTCTACATGTAAG TTCTCTGAGGATGGTAAAGACCGAGTAGTTGTTGGGACGTTAGATGTTAATCAGTGCGTGAAGTTGGCTGATGAATTAGCAGGGAAGAGGCCTGAG GGTAGTGGAAGCAATCTCACAAGGGCATATCTCAGCAATGTTTGTGTTGCTGGTGAGCTCCAAAAGAATGGTTTGGGCTATACAATAGTTACGAAAGCTAAGAAACTCGCTTTTGAATGGG GAATAACTGATCTCTATGTTCATGTTGCCGTTGACAATGAAGCAGCACAAAAGTTATACAAGAAGAGTGGTTTCATCTATGAGAGTGAGGAGCAAACATGGCAGGCCAGATTTCTAGGTCGACCAAAAAGGTTACTTCTTTGGATTGATCTTACTCAAAACAACTTGTAA
- the LOC120267693 gene encoding probable E3 ubiquitin-protein ligase XBOS32, whose translation MRFLSIMGNSFGCSASGERLVSAARDGDLQEAKALLEYNPRLARYSTFGVRNSPLHYSAAQGHNEIVTLLIESGVDINLRNIRGQTALMQACQYGHWEVVQTLILFRANIHRMDYLNGGTAIHFAALNGHTRCVRLLLVDYVPSISDFWKIMRMRSGQETSTSEFDEDALVKIVNKKADGGITALHMAALNGHAETVHLLLDLGASVSDVTVEDGTTIDLIGAASTPLHYAAYGGNAVCCQVLIARGASLTAENANGWTPVMVARSWHRNWLEGILTRRPEGRLHALPSPYLSIPLMSIVKIAREYGWRNANLSPAVDPCVVCLEGKCTVAAGGCGHEFCTRCALYLCSTSSSMAVSGPPGSIACPLCRHAIVTFAKLQSLSPIRESPRPSLSLSLCTACPSMGSESASSMANKLWKPDFHCTRISPSASLRSLSFQKFPSMRLSPTLCMGAADTTTCLIRCPRSRLRRSISHGESSRRSWLFPFNQYITSTGNS comes from the exons ATGAGGTTTCTAAGCATCATGGGGAATTCATTTGGGTGCTCTGCATCCGGGGAGAGGCTGGTTTCAGCTGCCAGAGATGGCGACCTTCAGGAAGCCAAGGCCCTCTTGGAATACAATCCCCGGCTTGCCCGGTATTCCACCTTTGGTGTTCGGAATTCGCCTTTGCATTATTCGGCTGCACAGGGCCACAATGAG ATTGTCACCCTTTTGATCGAGTCTGGTGTTGATATAAATCTTCGAAATATTCGTGGTCAG ACTGCTTTAATGCAAGCATGTCAATATGGTCACTGGGAGGTTGTTCAGACTCTAATCCTTTTCAGAGCCAAC ATTCACAGAATGGATTATCTCAATGGTGGAACCGCTATCCACTTTGCAGCTCTAAATGGTCACACTCGCTGTGTTCGCCTTCTCCTGGTTGACTATGTGCCGAGCATATCtgatttttggaaaattatGAGGATGAGGTCAGGTCAAGAGACCTCTACATCAGAATTTGATGAAGA TGCTCTAGTTAAGATAGTTAACAAAAAGGCAGATGGTGGCATCACTGCCCTCCACATGGCTGCGCTGAATGGACATGCTGAGACTGTTCACTTACTCTTGGATCTTGGTGCTTCTGTCTCTGACGTCACAGTTGAAGATGGGACTACTATTGATCTTATAG GTGCTGCGAGCACGCCTCTCCATTATGCTGCTTACGGAGGAAATGCAGTTTGCTGTCAa GTTCTTATTGCTAGAGGAGCTAGCTTGACTGCCGAAAATGCTAATGG CTGGACTCCAGTGATGGTTGCACGTTCATGGCATAGAAACTGGCTTGAGGGCATATTAACTAGACGGCCAGAAGGTCGATTACATGCCCTTCCATCCCCATATCTCTCTATTCCCCTTATGAGCATTGTGAAGATTGCCAG AGAATATGGATGGAGAAATGCAAATCTGTCACCGGCAGTCGATCCTTGTGTTGTTTGCTTAGAGGGGAAATGCACAGTTGCTGCCGGAG GTTGTGGTCATGAGTTTTGCACTCGATGTGCATTATACCTATGTTCCACAAGCAGCAGCATGGCCGTATCCGGGCCACCAGGTTCCATTGCTTGTCCTCTGTGTCGTCATGCAATTGTGACATTTGCTAAGCTCCAATCTTTGAGCCCGATAAGGGAGTCACCGAGGCCAAGCCTTTCACTGTCCCTTTGTACTGCTTGTCCATCAATGGGCTCAGAATCTGCAAGTTCAATGGCAAACAAGTTATGGAAGCCTGATTTCCATTGCACAAGGATTTCGCCTTCGGCTTCTCTCCGGTCACTCAGCTTCCAGAAATTCCCCTCAATGCGTCTCAGCCCGACACTTTGCATGGGAGCTGCAGATACAACTACATGTCTAATTCGATGCCCGAGATCAAGGTTACGACGATCAATCTCTCATGGCGAGAGCAGTCGAAGATCATGGCTGTTCCCTTTCAATCAATATATTACATCGACCGGCAACAGTTAA